CGTAAGAAATACAACTGGTCTAAAATTATATCTTGGGCAATTCTAGGTGTTTTTATGGCGCTTTTAGCGCAAGGAATTGCATCTAATATCGAAACAAAAGTATTCGGCGTTAACCCTGAATCAGAAAATACCCAGAATATTATGAGCTTAGTAGAGGTTGTTCCGTTACTAATTGCTGTTGTCTCTATAATAGGTCCTATTTTAGAAGAAGTAGTATTCCGTAAAATCATTTTTGGTTCGCTTTACGAGCGATCTAACTTCTTTATCGCAGCAATTATTAGTTCCTTTATCTTCGCTCTTGTTCATCAAGATTTTTCACACCTTCTCGTTTATATGTCGATGGGACTAACATTTGCTTTTCTCTATATCAAAACATCGTCTATTCTCGTTCCCATCTTCGCACATGTTTCAATGAATACATTCGTTGTGATGATGCAGTACGTTTTTAAAGACGATATTGAAAAATACATCGAACAACAGGAGAAACTTCAACAAATTTTCGGAGGCTTTCATCTATGAGAACTACTCCCCTCAACTTGGGAATTATGTATGCATTTTTAGGAATTATCTTTACGTTTCTTGCGATTCGAAATGCGCATGAAACAATCTTTAACTTTATGACGATTGTATTCACCATTTTTGCAACGCTAGAGATTGGAGTTGCCATTAGAGCATTTATCCTTCACTTTCGCATCAAAAAGATGAAAAAGAAGCAGTAGAAGATAAAGACAGCCTTTCACAAGCTTTAGCTATGAGAGGCTGTCTTTATTTTATATTCTATTGTACATGGAATTTTTCCTCTTCTTCTTGCACTTTCATACTCTTTTTGTAAGAAAAATAAGAGATTCCAATACTGATTTCATATAGAACGAGCAACGGTAACGTCACCATTAGATGAGACAAAAGCTCTGGAGGTGTAATAATCGCTGCGATGACAAGCAATACAAAATATGCGTACTTGCGGATGCTCACTAATGTCATTGGTGTAATAATGCCTAAACGAGTGAGAAACATGACAACAACAGGCATTTGAAACAAAATCCCAAATGGTAATGTAAATTGAAAAAGAAATTCAAAGTACTCATTAACTCCAATCACTTGATTTACATCTAAACGCTCTGTTAAGCTTGTCATAAACTTAACGACAAATGGAAAGAGAACAAAATAAGAAAATGATACCCCCGCTAAGAACAATAGCACCGAGAATGGTATATAGCTTAATGTTACCTTTCGTTCTTTTTCAAGTAATCCAGGACTTACAAATGCCCATACATGATAAAGAATCACAGGTGAAGAAAGAACACATCCAATAATAAAGGCAAACTGCATATAAATCTTCACTGGATCTGTCAGACGAAATGTATTCATCTCAAGGTCTTTCACTTCATCTGCACCTTGTAAATAGACAATAAGACTGTCGGCAAGAAAAAAGCCTGCTATTGTCGCACCTAAAAAAACGGCCGCAACAATTAAAACTCTTCTCCTAAGCTCTCCAATATGCTCATAAATCGACATGTTCTGTTCATTCATATCGCTTCACCCTTGCATTATTTAACATCAGTATGATCCGCTTTTGCTTTTTCTTTCCCTTCATCATCTGCAATTCCTTGTGCACCTTGCTTAAATTCACGCAGTGTTTTTCCAACCGCCTTTCCTAACTCAGGCAGTTTTTTAGGACCGAATATTAAGAGAGCTGCAAAGACAATGAGAATAATACTTCCCGTGCCAAGCATCTTCTCCCACCTCCTCTAAATGGAATGTGTTACACGTTCCCTCAGTTGACTAACTCTGTTGGATAGTTGCGTAAAAAATAAATGAGCGCTTGAAGCTCAACAGCTAAATCAATATGATGAATGCGAATTGAATCTGGCACATTGATGCGCGCTGGTGTGAAATTTAATATCCCTTTTACACTAGTATGCTCTAATCTGTCCGTTATACCTTGAGCCGCTATTGCAGGCACTGTTAAAATAACAACGCTTATATCGTTACCTAGCTTTTCTTCTAAATCGTTAAGATGGTAAATAGGCACGTTACTAACTTTTTGGCCTACTCGGCTTTCGTCAACATCAAAAGCCATTTCAATTTTTGTATTATTATTTTTAATAAAATTATAGTTCAATAATGCCGTTCCAAGATTACCAACACCAATTAGCGCAATTTTTGTTAATTCATCTTGGTCTAGCGTTTTTCTAAAAAATGTAAGTAAATAGTTTACGTTATAACCATATCCCTTTTTTCCTAAAGCTCCAAAATAAGAGAAGTCACGACGAATTGTTGCTGAATCTACTTTGACCGCTTCGCTTAGTTCTGCTGAAGATACTCGCTGTTTTCCTGAGGAATGTAAATTCTTAAGAAAACGATAGTATAAAGGCAAGCGTTTGGCTGTTGCCTGCGGTATTTTTAATTGTTCTGTACTCACACTATACCCCCCAATCTGTTAACCCTTGTTCCCTTGTAAAATCTCCACTTTTCCCACCTGTTTTTGTAAGCAAATACGTTGGACCGATAACCATCCCTTTGTCGATGGCTTTGCACATATCGTAAGCGGTCAAAGCACATACGGACGCTGCCGTTAGCGCTTCCATTTCTACTCCTGTACTCCCCTTTGTCTTTACAGTAGCTTCAATAAGCAAGCGATATTTTCCTTCTTTTTCGGCCCAA
This region of Priestia filamentosa genomic DNA includes:
- a CDS encoding twin-arginine translocase TatA/TatE family subunit produces the protein MLGTGSIILIVFAALLIFGPKKLPELGKAVGKTLREFKQGAQGIADDEGKEKAKADHTDVK
- a CDS encoding redox-sensing transcriptional repressor Rex, with translation MSTEQLKIPQATAKRLPLYYRFLKNLHSSGKQRVSSAELSEAVKVDSATIRRDFSYFGALGKKGYGYNVNYLLTFFRKTLDQDELTKIALIGVGNLGTALLNYNFIKNNNTKIEMAFDVDESRVGQKVSNVPIYHLNDLEEKLGNDISVVILTVPAIAAQGITDRLEHTSVKGILNFTPARINVPDSIRIHHIDLAVELQALIYFLRNYPTELVN
- a CDS encoding CPBP family intramembrane glutamic endopeptidase, translated to MTKRYWYVILTYVLMQLSGYPVLYALVKMNVFSTRSELVTANIYWTIISFILALIITLLLLRPDMNMRKKYNWSKIISWAILGVFMALLAQGIASNIETKVFGVNPESENTQNIMSLVEVVPLLIAVVSIIGPILEEVVFRKIIFGSLYERSNFFIAAIISSFIFALVHQDFSHLLVYMSMGLTFAFLYIKTSSILVPIFAHVSMNTFVVMMQYVFKDDIEKYIEQQEKLQQIFGGFHL
- a CDS encoding YdiK family protein, translated to MRTTPLNLGIMYAFLGIIFTFLAIRNAHETIFNFMTIVFTIFATLEIGVAIRAFILHFRIKKMKKKQ
- the tatC gene encoding twin-arginine translocase subunit TatC, with product MNEQNMSIYEHIGELRRRVLIVAAVFLGATIAGFFLADSLIVYLQGADEVKDLEMNTFRLTDPVKIYMQFAFIIGCVLSSPVILYHVWAFVSPGLLEKERKVTLSYIPFSVLLFLAGVSFSYFVLFPFVVKFMTSLTERLDVNQVIGVNEYFEFLFQFTLPFGILFQMPVVVMFLTRLGIITPMTLVSIRKYAYFVLLVIAAIITPPELLSHLMVTLPLLVLYEISIGISYFSYKKSMKVQEEEEKFHVQ